A region of Paraburkholderia sp. BL23I1N1 DNA encodes the following proteins:
- a CDS encoding electron transfer flavoprotein subunit alpha/FixB family protein produces the protein MTNLVIAEHDNASIKAATLNTIAAAQKIGGDIHVLVAGQNAQAAVDAAAKIAGVSKVLLADAPQLAAGLAENVEATVLNIAKDYTHILAPATAYGKNIAPRIAAKLDVAQISDITAVDSADTFERPIYAGNAIATVQSADPIKVITVRTTGFDPVAAEGGSATVEKIEAAADSGLSQFVSREVTKLDRPELTSAKIIVSGGRGLGNGENYTKVLEPLADKLNAALGASRAAVDAGFVPNDYQVGQTGKIVAPQLYVAVGISGAIQHLAGMKDSKVIVAINKDPEAPIFSVADYGLVGDLFTLVPELVSELG, from the coding sequence ATGACGAATCTGGTAATAGCTGAACACGATAACGCGTCGATCAAGGCCGCGACGTTGAACACGATTGCGGCTGCACAGAAGATCGGTGGCGATATTCACGTGCTGGTGGCGGGTCAGAACGCGCAAGCCGCAGTGGATGCGGCAGCGAAGATTGCAGGTGTTAGCAAAGTGCTGCTGGCCGACGCGCCGCAACTCGCAGCGGGCCTCGCAGAAAACGTCGAAGCGACGGTGCTGAACATTGCGAAGGACTACACGCACATCCTGGCGCCGGCAACCGCATACGGCAAGAACATTGCGCCGCGTATCGCCGCGAAGCTCGACGTCGCTCAGATCAGCGACATCACCGCTGTGGACAGCGCCGACACGTTCGAGCGTCCGATCTACGCAGGCAACGCGATCGCAACGGTGCAATCGGCTGACCCGATCAAGGTCATCACGGTCCGCACGACGGGCTTCGACCCGGTCGCAGCAGAAGGTGGCAGCGCAACGGTCGAGAAGATCGAAGCGGCAGCCGACAGCGGTCTGTCGCAATTCGTGAGCCGTGAAGTGACGAAGCTGGACCGTCCGGAGCTGACCTCGGCGAAGATCATCGTCTCGGGTGGCCGCGGTCTGGGCAACGGCGAGAACTACACCAAGGTTCTGGAACCGCTGGCGGACAAGCTGAACGCCGCACTGGGCGCCTCGCGCGCGGCAGTCGACGCGGGCTTCGTGCCGAACGACTATCAGGTCGGCCAGACCGGCAAGATTGTCGCGCCGCAACTGTACGTGGCGGTCGGCATCTCGGGTGCGATCCAGCATCTGGCCGGGATGAAGGACTCGAAGGTCATCGTCGCAATCAACAAAGACCCGGAAGCGCCGATTTTCAGCGTCGCCGATTATGGTCTGGTGGGCGATCTGTTCACGCTCGTGCCGGAACTCGTCAGCGAGCTCGGCTAA